The following proteins are co-located in the Ruminococcaceae bacterium KH2T8 genome:
- a CDS encoding lincosamide and streptogramin A transport system ATP-binding/permease protein, producing the protein MSLINIKDLTFGYDGTDVLLFSNVNIGIDTTWRLALAGRNGRGKTTFFKLLKGELDHEGEISGVPMTVSFPSREIPDVPEWKIRKELNQMGADPDIMYRPFETLSGGERTKLMLAALFSAEDAYPLIDEPTNHLDLEGREAVASYLAGKSGFIMISHDREFLDRCTDHTLVITKTGLELVNASYSVWWDNNEARMESEQSRNDQLKKEMSSLESAMKKNAQWSAKAESSKNRAHASSKVQEDHFRRAYEAEKARKLMSLSKNLQNRNEKKLQEKQSLLKDLEKTEKLKITGSDHHSRTPVIFKDVTVMRDGMPVVCGLDMEIRKGEKTALLGPNGSGKSTVMKYIRKLGDCEDEGITAIGDINIAKGLKISYVSQDTSGLNGNVNEIGDLSYDDRTLFNTILVKMGFTPDMLRRDVQSLSLGQKKCVLIALSLCEHADLYIWDEPLNYIDIYMRKEIERLVKESDITMLFVEHDRSFEQAVADSEVSLPHV; encoded by the coding sequence ATGTCACTGATCAACATCAAAGATCTGACTTTCGGATATGACGGTACGGATGTTCTTCTGTTTAGTAACGTCAATATCGGTATCGATACGACATGGCGTCTGGCACTGGCCGGCAGGAACGGCAGAGGAAAGACGACTTTCTTTAAGCTCCTTAAGGGCGAGCTCGATCACGAAGGGGAGATAAGCGGAGTTCCGATGACGGTATCTTTTCCATCCCGCGAGATCCCCGATGTCCCGGAATGGAAGATTAGAAAAGAATTAAATCAGATGGGCGCGGATCCCGATATCATGTACAGGCCTTTCGAGACATTATCGGGAGGCGAGAGGACCAAGCTCATGCTCGCTGCATTATTCTCGGCGGAAGATGCTTATCCTCTCATAGATGAGCCTACCAACCATCTGGATCTGGAAGGCAGAGAGGCTGTCGCGTCGTACCTTGCGGGAAAGAGCGGATTTATCATGATCTCTCACGACAGGGAATTCCTTGATCGCTGTACGGACCATACGCTCGTTATCACGAAGACGGGACTCGAGCTCGTGAATGCGTCCTATTCCGTGTGGTGGGACAATAATGAAGCCAGGATGGAGAGCGAGCAGTCCAGAAACGACCAGCTAAAGAAGGAGATGTCATCTCTCGAGTCTGCAATGAAGAAGAATGCTCAGTGGTCCGCAAAGGCTGAGAGCAGCAAGAACAGAGCGCATGCTTCGAGCAAGGTTCAGGAAGATCATTTCAGGCGAGCATATGAAGCAGAGAAAGCGCGAAAGCTCATGTCGCTTTCGAAGAATCTTCAAAACAGGAACGAGAAGAAACTTCAGGAGAAGCAGAGCCTGCTTAAGGATCTTGAGAAGACCGAAAAACTCAAGATCACCGGCAGTGATCACCACAGCAGGACGCCTGTCATCTTTAAGGACGTTACCGTCATGAGAGACGGTATGCCTGTCGTATGCGGTCTTGATATGGAGATCCGAAAGGGTGAGAAGACGGCGCTCTTGGGTCCTAACGGCTCTGGAAAGAGCACGGTCATGAAGTATATCCGAAAGCTCGGCGATTGTGAGGATGAAGGGATCACCGCGATCGGTGATATCAATATTGCTAAGGGTCTTAAGATCTCCTATGTCAGCCAGGATACGTCAGGACTTAACGGGAACGTTAATGAGATAGGGGACTTGAGCTACGATGACAGGACGCTCTTTAATACGATCCTCGTTAAGATGGGATTTACTCCCGATATGCTCAGGCGCGATGTGCAGTCATTATCGCTCGGGCAGAAGAAGTGTGTCCTGATCGCGCTGAGCCTTTGCGAGCATGCGGATCTTTATATCTGGGACGAGCCTCTTAACTATATAGATATATATATGAGAAAAGAGATAGAGCGCCTTGTCAAAGAGTCTGATATCACCATGCTCTTTGTCGAGCACGACAGGTCTTTC
- a CDS encoding acyl-CoA thioesterase, with protein sequence MTPEQIREYFANDRYAALTGIEILEVRDEYAKTRIVVEDKHLNGNNVVMGGCIYTLADFTFALAANCGPSESITLNSSIVFNGPAKGKYLYAETEVIKNGRTICNFLVRVTDENERLIATATMVGYRTS encoded by the coding sequence GTGACACCCGAGCAGATCAGGGAGTATTTCGCTAACGACAGATATGCCGCGCTTACCGGGATCGAGATCCTGGAAGTGCGCGATGAATATGCGAAGACCAGGATCGTTGTAGAAGATAAGCATCTTAACGGAAATAATGTGGTCATGGGCGGATGTATCTATACGCTCGCTGATTTTACTTTCGCGCTTGCCGCTAACTGCGGACCTTCGGAATCCATAACTCTTAACTCGAGCATCGTGTTTAACGGCCCCGCCAAGGGCAAGTATCTCTACGCCGAGACCGAGGTCATAAAGAACGGCAGGACGATCTGTAATTTCCTGGTGAGAGTTACCGATGAGAACGAGAGGCTTATCGCTACTGCTACCATGGTGGGTTACAGGACCAGTTGA
- a CDS encoding Site-specific recombinase XerD: MHIQKRGPSYRITVSCGRDENGKQIVRTTTFSPPEGLTAKQEEKAVLEFAEKYKRRIKGGASAHYNKMTFKSFCYDLYYKNHLETLKPKTASGYRTVIEKRLIPYFGNMLVKNITPLDVRGWLASLERNDGQDKELSRNSTGSWFRTLSAILGKAYEWEIIDENPCKRVKSPADSQPDVEALQESDVQKIIEKLPQYTDERARMFIMLVLSTGIREAEAAGLEWRDIDFEERLISIRRTSQYIPGKGMIESTPKSKTSVRNIPIADDLIKELYRYRVWQQEKIADLGECYEGKPGDEARLFTTWEGRPVYDSTLRKWLTKFLEWCEVPRVTVHGLRHTFASVLIANGTDARTTAALLGHSSPALVMNVYANAQDEAKTRAINNLSSVFKGRKKD; this comes from the coding sequence ATGCATATACAGAAGCGAGGCCCAAGTTACAGGATTACCGTTAGTTGCGGACGTGACGAGAATGGTAAGCAGATTGTACGCACTACTACATTTAGTCCACCTGAAGGATTAACCGCAAAGCAAGAAGAAAAAGCCGTTCTGGAATTCGCCGAAAAATATAAACGAAGGATCAAAGGCGGTGCTTCCGCTCACTATAACAAAATGACATTTAAATCATTTTGCTATGATCTTTATTATAAGAATCATCTGGAAACACTCAAGCCCAAGACGGCTAGCGGATATCGAACTGTTATTGAGAAAAGACTTATACCTTATTTTGGGAATATGCTGGTTAAGAATATAACTCCTTTGGATGTTCGTGGGTGGTTAGCGAGTCTGGAACGCAATGATGGTCAAGATAAGGAATTATCTCGTAACAGTACAGGAAGTTGGTTTAGAACGCTGTCTGCTATCTTGGGAAAGGCGTATGAATGGGAAATCATTGACGAGAATCCTTGTAAGCGAGTCAAGTCCCCGGCAGATTCACAGCCTGATGTTGAGGCGTTGCAAGAGTCTGATGTTCAGAAAATCATTGAAAAACTACCTCAATATACTGATGAAAGGGCGCGTATGTTTATCATGCTTGTCTTAAGTACAGGTATCAGAGAAGCAGAGGCAGCAGGACTTGAATGGAGAGATATTGATTTTGAGGAACGACTTATATCAATCAGAAGGACTTCTCAATATATCCCCGGAAAGGGAATGATCGAATCTACACCCAAGAGTAAGACTTCGGTTCGTAACATCCCAATAGCAGACGATCTTATCAAAGAGCTCTATAGATACAGAGTATGGCAACAGGAAAAGATTGCCGATCTCGGGGAGTGTTATGAAGGCAAGCCAGGAGATGAGGCAAGACTCTTCACAACATGGGAAGGACGACCTGTATATGACAGCACCCTCCGTAAGTGGCTTACTAAGTTCTTGGAGTGGTGTGAGGTTCCAAGAGTTACAGTACACGGATTAAGGCATACTTTCGCCAGCGTATTGATTGCGAACGGTACTGATGCAAGGACAACGGCAGCTCTTCTTGGACACAGCTCTCCGGCTTTGGTCATGAATGTATATGCTAATGCTCAGGATGAAGCAAAAACGCGTGCTATCAATAATCTAAGTAGTGTTTTCAAGGGGCGAAAAAAGGATTGA
- a CDS encoding AAA domain-containing protein, producing the protein MNENYKSLEVSSFRELADKEFEPVVPLIDHFLPGEGVFLFCGKSKIGKSWLALDMGVHVCNGLQFWKYDTNCKEVLYLCLEDGERRLQERMFTIADNYSVAFHYCTESTTIDTDLMKQLEEQVTLSPGIGLIIIDTLAAIRGDISAYGGNPYLKDYNIIRSLHEFALNHHLAILLIHHVRKLSSQDPFDDISGTNGLYGAADGAFIMRSESDGVKLYFKNRDMEQQILTLEFDSNTCTWKLLDESSPVENVFKSDPDLRKALEYIKEHGEFFGTAQEFCNRINASKKPQSISGKLQNRKRDLEKMGILFVKTKKNDGMHFEIIDLNSIKDPSEFTEDDLPYEIVDDE; encoded by the coding sequence ATGAATGAAAACTATAAATCACTCGAAGTCAGCTCCTTCAGGGAATTGGCTGACAAAGAATTCGAACCGGTCGTACCTCTGATCGACCATTTCTTACCCGGAGAAGGTGTATTCCTATTCTGCGGTAAATCCAAGATCGGTAAGTCATGGCTCGCCTTGGATATGGGAGTTCATGTATGTAACGGACTACAATTCTGGAAGTACGACACCAACTGTAAGGAAGTCCTCTATCTTTGTCTGGAAGATGGAGAAAGAAGATTACAGGAGCGTATGTTCACGATTGCCGATAACTATTCCGTTGCCTTCCACTACTGTACTGAATCCACCACTATCGATACAGATCTTATGAAGCAGCTCGAGGAGCAGGTAACCTTATCCCCAGGTATTGGACTGATAATAATCGATACTCTGGCGGCAATTAGAGGTGATATAAGTGCTTATGGCGGTAACCCGTATCTGAAGGATTACAACATAATTCGTAGCCTGCATGAGTTCGCCCTTAATCACCATCTGGCGATACTACTTATCCACCATGTAAGGAAGTTAAGCTCACAGGATCCGTTCGATGATATATCCGGCACGAACGGTTTGTACGGAGCAGCTGACGGAGCCTTCATCATGAGAAGTGAAAGTGACGGCGTTAAGCTCTACTTCAAGAACAGAGACATGGAACAGCAGATACTCACTTTGGAATTCGACAGTAACACATGTACATGGAAGTTACTGGATGAGAGCTCGCCTGTCGAGAATGTATTCAAGTCCGATCCTGATCTTCGTAAGGCACTCGAGTACATAAAGGAACATGGTGAATTCTTCGGAACAGCACAGGAATTCTGTAACAGGATCAATGCATCGAAGAAGCCACAATCGATCAGCGGAAAACTTCAGAACCGAAAACGTGATCTTGAGAAGATGGGAATCTTATTCGTTAAGACCAAGAAGAACGACGGAATGCACTTCGAGATCATAGATCTTAATTCTATAAAGGATCCTTCCGAGTTCACAGAAGATGATCTCCCCTACGAGATAGTAGATGACGAGTGA
- a CDS encoding mobilisation protein (MobC) — translation MAREKKKTKDIHIRIAEDDLSILRDKADKAKLSLTDYLTYCGIGKQIFIVEGIDELNRQHRALGNNINQLARLANSGQVQVVGLNEFLIEYQSIGRSIIELLDRKRWR, via the coding sequence ATGGCAAGAGAGAAAAAGAAAACCAAAGATATCCATATCCGTATTGCTGAAGACGATCTATCCATACTGAGGGATAAGGCTGACAAAGCAAAGTTGTCACTTACCGATTACTTAACTTACTGCGGTATAGGCAAACAGATTTTCATTGTCGAAGGTATCGATGAGCTTAACCGTCAGCACAGAGCACTCGGTAACAACATTAATCAGCTCGCCAGACTTGCGAATTCAGGTCAAGTCCAAGTGGTTGGTTTGAACGAATTCCTGATAGAGTATCAGTCCATAGGCAGGTCGATCATTGAACTCCTGGACAGAAAGAGGTGGCGATAA
- a CDS encoding Relaxase/Mobilisation nuclease domain-containing protein: MATVNLLNNGSNKSSGDMSKVIDYVEKEAKTSYEGMKLVTGINCPAQTAFTNMMLTKNYFHKTDGRMYYHLCQSFSPDEDITPELAHKVAVEFAEKQFPGFEIVVGTHVDREHIHSHILFNSVSFKDGKKYHSDKNDILRWRETSDRICASYGLSVVKPSAGSKTDRIRTREYRSAVKGQSWKINLVVQIEDAMKKARTKKDFRRIMEDKGYQITWTDTRKNITYTTPEGKKCRDDKLHENKFLKEMMENEFRIRAELIGYQEDSGEQSGIGSKADSMRRDNGRELDGSSKVDSIADRDERSHGYRGADGSSYEGTVVPIQDSVGSNKLEGTLLERRDDEPRRILDEEATGTGWEAERAICFGSEGFTNTDGWSAPKDVTTVFDPGTSFGIGLGGLRLAADIGNLTNPSTVSDTPTRFKGMDKKEFKELAEKKEALGIRMGGM; this comes from the coding sequence ATGGCAACAGTTAACCTCTTAAACAACGGAAGCAACAAGTCCTCAGGTGACATGAGTAAAGTTATAGATTACGTAGAGAAGGAAGCTAAGACATCTTATGAAGGCATGAAGCTCGTTACCGGAATCAATTGTCCTGCCCAGACTGCCTTTACCAATATGATGCTTACTAAGAATTACTTCCATAAGACTGACGGAAGAATGTACTACCACTTATGTCAGTCCTTCTCCCCTGATGAAGATATAACACCTGAGCTTGCACACAAAGTAGCTGTTGAATTTGCAGAGAAACAGTTCCCTGGATTCGAGATAGTAGTCGGTACCCATGTCGATCGGGAACATATCCACTCTCATATCCTCTTCAACAGTGTAAGTTTCAAAGACGGTAAGAAGTATCACTCGGATAAGAATGACATCTTAAGATGGCGTGAGACGTCTGATCGGATATGTGCCTCGTATGGTCTTTCGGTAGTAAAGCCTTCAGCAGGATCTAAGACAGACCGAATCAGAACACGCGAATACAGATCCGCCGTAAAGGGACAGAGCTGGAAGATTAATCTCGTAGTACAGATAGAAGATGCCATGAAGAAGGCCAGAACGAAGAAAGATTTCCGACGGATCATGGAGGACAAGGGATATCAGATCACTTGGACAGACACAAGAAAGAACATTACTTACACAACACCGGAAGGTAAAAAGTGCAGAGATGACAAGCTGCACGAGAATAAATTCTTAAAGGAGATGATGGAAAATGAATTCAGGATCAGAGCAGAACTTATCGGATATCAAGAAGATAGCGGAGAACAATCTGGGATTGGCAGCAAAGCCGACAGCATGCGTCGCGATAACGGAAGAGAACTGGATGGCTCTTCTAAGGTCGATAGCATTGCTGATAGAGATGAACGATCACACGGTTACCGGGGAGCAGATGGAAGCTCTTATGAAGGAACTGTCGTACCAATACAGGACTCAGTCGGATCGAATAAGCTCGAAGGAACACTCTTGGAAAGACGAGATGATGAGCCGAGAAGAATCCTGGACGAAGAAGCTACAGGAACAGGCTGGGAAGCTGAACGAGCAATATGCTTCGGCTCAGAAGGATTTACAAACACAGATGGATGGTCAGCTCCAAAAGATGTCACGACAGTTTTTGACCCCGGCACTTCTTTTGGCATTGGACTTGGCGGTCTTCGTCTTGCTGCGGATATTGGAAATCTGACGAATCCTTCTACCGTATCCGATACACCAACTCGATTCAAAGGTATGGATAAGAAGGAATTTAAAGAACTGGCAGAAAAGAAAGAAGCCCTCGGTATAAGAATGGGCGGAATGTAA
- a CDS encoding DNA binding domain-containing protein, excisionase family, with translation MDKEIKLFVDQPTNTIIKQDVATSYIIEMLKKKEKDSEDKMNLSTLNEKKLLSVDEAAELFGIGRHKIRELTNDKNCPYALWIGGHRKIKREAFEEFVMNNSSI, from the coding sequence ATGGATAAAGAAATAAAGCTATTCGTGGATCAACCTACTAATACAATAATCAAACAGGATGTAGCCACGTCTTATATAATTGAAATGCTGAAAAAGAAGGAAAAGGATTCTGAGGACAAGATGAATCTTTCTACCCTTAATGAGAAAAAGCTCTTAAGTGTCGATGAAGCCGCCGAGTTGTTCGGAATAGGAAGGCACAAGATAAGAGAACTCACAAACGACAAAAACTGTCCATATGCCCTGTGGATAGGCGGTCACCGAAAAATAAAGAGAGAAGCATTCGAAGAATTTGTAATGAACAATAGTTCAATTTAA
- a CDS encoding Flavodoxin: protein MHSIVIYFSHFGNTGRFAEKTASLTGSDLVEIKPDREYPKDRDKLLDLLNDSDERSRRSVFQPIEVSMDNYGVVILAFPIWCENMPGEVRSFVESVDWRGRKVFPLVTYGGIRGTGVADMKELCKGASFGPSCYMRTGYDEDSGVYAEDDKRYETWIRDIKGFLMR from the coding sequence ATGCACAGTATCGTTATTTATTTCAGCCATTTCGGGAATACCGGGAGATTTGCGGAAAAGACGGCTTCGCTGACGGGAAGTGACCTGGTCGAGATAAAGCCTGACAGGGAATATCCGAAGGATAGAGACAAGCTTCTGGACCTGTTGAACGATTCGGATGAAAGATCTCGAAGATCAGTTTTTCAGCCGATAGAAGTCTCTATGGATAATTACGGAGTGGTCATTCTTGCTTTCCCCATATGGTGCGAGAATATGCCGGGAGAGGTAAGGAGCTTTGTAGAATCGGTGGACTGGCGCGGGCGAAAGGTATTTCCTCTCGTAACATACGGCGGCATCAGGGGTACGGGCGTAGCGGATATGAAGGAACTTTGTAAGGGAGCATCTTTCGGTCCGTCATGCTACATGAGAACAGGCTATGACGAGGACTCAGGTGTATATGCCGAAGACGACAAAAGATATGAGACCTGGATACGCGATATAAAAGGTTTTCTGATGAGATGA
- a CDS encoding Cytidylate kinase: MAIITISRQNGSLGDELANYLKEKIGCEIISRSYAMENFFKDQSEETLDRLNESAKFFLDKIPGTDITFKDKLTASLIDKADNTENLIILGLGGCVILRGRPDTINIRVCASERTREDRISRRYNIGSDEAASSLSIGDRKHKRFVSILFETDLASPDLYDLTLNTDNLSVEECADAILALINKHDTRLRISRETEDNDSIDHQTETPVFKNPTEEEFARILDMYNIEWMYEPKTFPIEWDAEGNIKMAFSPDFYLPKFNIYLELTTMEQKYVTKKNKKARMVMELYPGTNVRIVYKKDFLALVERLRQFGG, translated from the coding sequence ATGGCAATCATCACCATCTCCCGTCAAAACGGAAGTCTTGGAGACGAACTGGCGAATTACCTCAAAGAGAAGATAGGCTGCGAGATCATCTCCCGCAGTTATGCTATGGAGAATTTCTTCAAGGACCAGTCTGAGGAGACCCTCGACAGGCTTAATGAGAGCGCCAAATTCTTTCTGGACAAGATACCCGGTACAGATATCACTTTCAAGGACAAACTCACTGCTAGTCTCATAGATAAGGCCGACAATACGGAGAACCTGATAATCCTGGGGCTTGGCGGCTGCGTCATATTAAGAGGCAGACCCGATACGATCAACATAAGGGTATGCGCGAGCGAGAGAACACGAGAAGACAGGATATCCAGAAGATATAATATCGGCTCGGATGAGGCTGCGTCCTCACTTTCGATCGGTGACCGAAAGCACAAGAGATTCGTAAGCATACTCTTTGAGACAGATCTTGCTTCACCTGATCTTTACGATCTGACGCTCAATACGGATAACCTGTCAGTCGAGGAATGCGCGGATGCGATACTGGCTCTGATCAATAAGCACGATACCAGGCTTCGTATCAGCCGCGAGACGGAAGACAATGATTCCATCGATCACCAGACCGAGACTCCGGTATTTAAGAATCCGACCGAAGAAGAATTCGCGAGGATACTCGATATGTATAACATTGAATGGATGTATGAACCGAAGACTTTCCCTATCGAATGGGATGCCGAAGGTAATATCAAGATGGCCTTCTCGCCCGATTTTTACCTTCCCAAGTTCAACATCTATTTAGAGCTCACGACAATGGAGCAGAAATACGTAACTAAGAAGAACAAGAAGGCAAGGATGGTCATGGAACTTTATCCGGGCACTAATGTCAGGATAGTCTATAAGAAGGATTTCCTTGCACTTGTCGAACGACTCAGACAATTCGGAGGATAA
- a CDS encoding hypoxanthine phosphoribosyltransferase, whose amino-acid sequence MPSVLQDSIEISKVVYDEKTIQDRVKELGRQITEDYKGEELIVIGVIKGSLYFFSDLTRAIDLPLKIDMIGFGNIPDTTSKTGVVRITKDIDIDITDKHVLIVEDVIRTGLTTAYLISNLESKKPKDITLCSMLLNPNRLLMTIPVKYYGFEIDDGWLLGYGLDQKEIGRNLPYIVQLSRKE is encoded by the coding sequence ATGCCCTCGGTTTTACAGGACAGCATAGAGATCAGTAAGGTAGTCTACGATGAGAAGACGATTCAGGATCGCGTTAAGGAATTGGGACGACAGATCACTGAGGACTATAAAGGCGAAGAGCTCATCGTTATTGGAGTAATAAAGGGCTCGCTCTACTTCTTCTCGGATCTTACGAGAGCCATAGATCTCCCGCTCAAGATAGACATGATCGGATTTGGAAATATCCCCGACACAACTTCCAAAACGGGAGTCGTAAGGATCACCAAGGATATCGATATCGATATCACAGATAAGCATGTCCTGATCGTCGAGGACGTTATAAGGACAGGTCTTACTACCGCCTATCTCATCTCTAATCTTGAGAGCAAAAAGCCAAAGGATATCACGCTCTGCTCGATGCTCCTTAATCCGAACAGACTGCTAATGACGATACCCGTTAAGTATTACGGATTCGAGATAGATGACGGCTGGCTCTTAGGCTACGGTCTCGATCAGAAGGAGATCGGCAGGAACCTTCCTTACATCGTTCAGCTCTCCAGAAAAGAATAA
- a CDS encoding Mechanosensitive ion channel encodes MFDALDQWIYDISGGGIFRSILSAFIYLAITFALALLLYTAVSCFAKHAHKKARTETFRKISGFVIKRKMHSKAFAFGFFFFLSTFSSKFGTLADPVGKVAVFGLVVTVMLSVGSAIDVASDFYATKSIARKRPLKGPLQILKTLVFFVFSIVMLAVLIGQSPIVLISGIGTFTAILSIVFKDALLGLVAGIQITSENLLQIGDWVSIPSTSVEGTVTDIALISVKVTAFDNTVITVPAYTFLSTPFKNWHTTIANATRQASYVVSVDPASVKEDNDTTNLTSYRNALLEKIKSGDHTVKDKSIVCRCGNFDRAQGLPVEVFFSIDITDYAEYCHFVSEHKEKAIVSLSEYGLKPYGGSIS; translated from the coding sequence ATGTTCGACGCACTTGATCAGTGGATCTACGATATCTCAGGCGGCGGTATTTTCCGCAGTATCCTATCAGCATTTATTTATCTCGCGATCACATTTGCACTTGCACTGCTGCTCTATACTGCAGTGTCGTGCTTTGCAAAGCACGCTCACAAGAAAGCGCGCACCGAGACCTTTCGAAAGATATCAGGTTTTGTCATAAAGCGCAAGATGCATTCGAAGGCTTTCGCGTTCGGATTCTTTTTCTTCCTTTCGACATTCTCATCAAAGTTCGGAACACTGGCCGATCCGGTCGGCAAAGTTGCCGTATTCGGACTCGTAGTAACGGTCATGCTCTCGGTAGGTTCAGCCATCGATGTAGCAAGCGATTTCTATGCTACGAAGAGCATCGCCAGAAAGCGCCCTCTCAAGGGTCCCCTGCAGATATTAAAGACTCTCGTCTTCTTCGTATTCTCGATCGTAATGCTCGCAGTGCTTATCGGTCAGAGCCCTATAGTCCTGATCTCCGGTATCGGTACGTTCACGGCTATCCTCTCTATAGTATTTAAGGACGCGCTCCTCGGACTTGTCGCAGGCATTCAGATCACCTCCGAGAATCTCCTTCAGATCGGCGACTGGGTGAGCATCCCCTCCACCAGCGTTGAGGGTACGGTTACGGATATCGCTCTTATCTCGGTAAAGGTGACCGCTTTCGACAATACGGTCATCACGGTTCCCGCATATACATTCCTTTCGACACCTTTCAAGAACTGGCATACTACCATCGCCAATGCGACACGCCAGGCTTCGTATGTAGTCTCCGTAGATCCTGCATCGGTAAAGGAAGATAATGACACGACAAATCTTACTTCCTACAGGAATGCTCTGCTTGAGAAGATAAAGAGCGGCGATCACACGGTAAAGGATAAGTCGATCGTATGCAGATGCGGTAATTTCGACAGAGCGCAGGGATTACCCGTAGAGGTATTCTTCAGCATAGATATTACTGACTATGCGGAATACTGCCACTTCGTTTCAGAGCACAAGGAAAAGGCTATCGTATCTCTTTCCGAATACGGTCTTAAGCCTTATGGAGGTTCGATCTCCTGA
- a CDS encoding DNA-binding response regulator, OmpR family, contains REC and winged-helix (wHTH) domain, producing the protein MAQHKILLVDDDTDILEINRAFLESEGYEVVTATNIAQTMEKVQLHNFDCIVLDVMLPDGSAFELPPRISVYSDAPIIFLTAREQVEDRIQGFKVGADDYITKPYSLPELSLRINAHIRRNMKSEGFLMEFPPLKINIKTREVTLKDNPVHLTNREFDILRLLAETPNVIVPFARIYSHVWGDDSACDNHLVMVNISYLRKKMEKIAPEITFVKTEWGIGYSFAYPPVKNSMHGEY; encoded by the coding sequence ATGGCTCAGCATAAGATACTTCTCGTTGATGACGATACCGACATCCTCGAGATAAACAGAGCCTTTTTGGAGAGCGAAGGGTATGAGGTAGTAACGGCTACCAATATCGCTCAGACTATGGAAAAGGTTCAGCTGCACAATTTCGACTGCATAGTATTGGACGTTATGTTGCCTGACGGAAGTGCTTTTGAACTTCCCCCGAGAATATCCGTTTATTCCGATGCACCTATTATTTTCCTTACCGCGAGAGAGCAGGTCGAGGACAGGATCCAGGGCTTCAAGGTAGGTGCCGATGACTATATCACAAAGCCCTATTCCCTTCCCGAGTTAAGTCTCAGGATCAATGCACATATCAGACGTAATATGAAGAGTGAAGGATTCCTTATGGAGTTCCCCCCTCTTAAGATCAATATCAAGACACGTGAAGTTACTCTCAAGGATAATCCGGTACACCTCACGAACCGTGAGTTCGATATCTTGAGGCTCCTTGCAGAGACACCCAACGTAATAGTACCTTTCGCACGTATCTATTCACACGTTTGGGGCGACGACAGTGCATGCGATAACCACCTCGTAATGGTAAACATCTCATACCTTCGTAAGAAGATGGAGAAGATCGCACCCGAGATCACTTTCGTCAAGACTGAATGGGGTATAGGTTATTCCTTCGCATATCCCCCGGTTAAGAACAGCATGCACGGTGAATATTGA